A single window of Candidatus Methylomirabilota bacterium DNA harbors:
- the pal gene encoding peptidoglycan-associated lipoprotein Pal, translated as MESQRPYVRVVPLLVFLVLLAGCAKRPAVSVASAPPAPGAARAEPTTPAVPSAAPRAPVDQERPGLRPPGTTPTPARPAPSEFRRISELTDIHFDFDKAEIRPRDAAILDTHARWLNARPDYLILVEGHCDERGTNAYNLALGDRRAKATVNYLLSRGVQASRFTWISYGEERPWCTEGDESCWTKNRRAHFLVKLR; from the coding sequence ATGGAGAGTCAGCGCCCATACGTCAGAGTGGTTCCGCTCCTCGTCTTCCTCGTGCTCCTTGCCGGTTGCGCCAAACGGCCCGCGGTGAGCGTAGCGTCGGCTCCCCCGGCGCCTGGTGCCGCCCGTGCCGAACCCACCACGCCAGCGGTCCCCTCCGCAGCGCCACGAGCGCCAGTAGACCAGGAGCGCCCGGGTCTCCGGCCCCCAGGGACGACACCGACCCCTGCTCGGCCGGCACCCAGTGAGTTTCGTCGCATCTCCGAGCTCACGGACATCCATTTCGACTTCGACAAGGCCGAGATACGCCCCAGGGACGCCGCGATCCTCGACACGCATGCCCGATGGCTGAACGCGCGCCCCGACTATCTCATCCTGGTGGAAGGGCACTGTGACGAGCGCGGCACGAACGCGTACAACCTGGCCCTGGGCGACCGGCGTGCCAAAGCCACGGTGAATTATCTGCTCTCGCGGGGCGTCCAGGCGAGCCGCTTCACGTGGATCAGTTACGGCGAGGAGCGACCCTGGTGCACGGAGGGCGACGAGTCATGTTGGACCAAGAATCGGCGGGCCCACTTCCTCGTCAAGCTTCGCTAG
- a CDS encoding DsrE family protein, with protein sequence MSARKTIHITLTAGPYGSETPVSVFRLVDAALGKGYDVNVLGYEDGVLLTAKAQKQHDDPIWKDKPEHHTDAGKAHSTTAEFVERLLDKGKGEPHLNWYV encoded by the coding sequence ATGAGCGCACGGAAGACCATCCACATCACCCTCACCGCCGGCCCCTACGGGAGCGAGACTCCCGTGAGCGTGTTCCGGCTCGTGGACGCCGCGCTCGGCAAGGGCTACGACGTCAACGTGCTCGGCTACGAGGACGGCGTGCTGCTCACGGCAAAGGCGCAGAAGCAGCACGACGATCCGATCTGGAAGGACAAGCCCGAACACCACACCGACGCGGGCAAGGCCCACAGCACGACGGCCGAGTTCGTCGAGCGGCTGCTCGACAAGGGTAAGGGCGAACCGCACCTGAACTGGTACGTCTGA
- a CDS encoding DsrE family protein, which translates to MAVYLLIETKNPLDGGTYAFELGKQLKAERHDVTVFLLQDAVFVARQSFKAGAGLRKEARSQGLRVLADEVALRERGLVGDRVAKDVDVSTMDELVDLLMEHSDKAIWH; encoded by the coding sequence ATGGCCGTGTACCTGCTGATCGAGACCAAGAACCCGCTGGACGGCGGCACCTACGCCTTCGAGCTAGGCAAGCAGCTCAAAGCCGAGCGGCACGACGTGACGGTCTTCCTGCTTCAAGATGCCGTGTTCGTAGCCCGCCAGAGCTTCAAGGCCGGCGCCGGGCTGCGCAAGGAGGCCCGGTCCCAGGGCCTCAGAGTCCTCGCCGACGAGGTCGCCCTCCGAGAGCGGGGACTCGTGGGCGACCGGGTGGCCAAAGACGTCGATGTCAGCACCATGGACGAACTGGTCGATCTCTTGATGGAGCACTCGGACAAGGCGATCTGGCACTGA
- a CDS encoding DsrE family protein — MKRVAVIVSRGEFNNLVQVATMLMAAVCSGVAVRVFFRDEAVYGITHAGAGEPHFSPGYRGQEGAVRERLAAQGLGDLRNLFREIKAAGDARLYACTASMAICGVERDQLVPEIDGVRGLTAFLLDDMAEAQHVLTF, encoded by the coding sequence GTGAAGCGCGTGGCGGTCATCGTCTCGCGGGGGGAGTTCAACAACCTGGTGCAGGTTGCCACTATGTTGATGGCCGCCGTCTGCTCCGGCGTCGCCGTACGCGTCTTCTTCCGTGACGAGGCCGTGTATGGGATCACCCACGCCGGCGCCGGGGAACCCCACTTCTCGCCCGGCTATCGGGGCCAGGAAGGGGCCGTGCGGGAGCGACTGGCCGCGCAGGGCCTCGGCGACCTGCGCAACCTCTTTCGTGAGATCAAGGCCGCGGGGGACGCGCGCCTCTACGCGTGCACCGCGTCCATGGCTATCTGCGGGGTCGAGCGCGACCAGCTCGTACCGGAGATCGACGGGGTGCGGGGCCTGACGGCCTTTTTGCTGGACGACATGGCCGAGGCCCAACATGTCCTGACGTTTTGA
- a CDS encoding sigma-70 family RNA polymerase sigma factor encodes MNGDSLVRIYIREIGRIPLLTAQQEVELGRRIEAGEIALRHAVAGIPTAVQMLLELGDRLRRGMLSAPDVIISPDGEELQAAQTRLTLLTFRRIRRLEREIAELQRSPSNQRRSTAARARWTKKVSANRQAIQDLVGMMPLRPGVIDALVRRVRARCQRLDDLAQGQLGRTTRELRRLRRGMGLPERQLRLLLAEIERGDRFVRQAKGELMEANLRLVVSVAKRYLGNGLPLLDLVQDGNIGLMKAVDRFQYRRGFKFSTYATWWIRQAVTRAIADRSRTIRLPVHVFETLNRISRLAGTLRALEGREPTPDELARRANLPVKKLHFLLVASQTPLSLQYQVGEDSELGDLLPDNGATAPDAYLTQAALRTQIDHALATLDPRESEILRLRFGIGADREYTLEEIGARFGVTRERIRQLEDKALRKLRRPLRGRHLSVFAEP; translated from the coding sequence ATGAATGGTGACAGCCTGGTTCGCATCTATATCCGGGAGATCGGCCGGATTCCTCTGCTCACCGCCCAGCAAGAGGTCGAGCTCGGGCGGCGCATCGAAGCTGGGGAAATCGCGCTCCGCCACGCCGTCGCCGGAATCCCGACGGCCGTGCAGATGCTCCTCGAACTCGGTGATCGGCTGCGTCGGGGAATGCTTTCCGCCCCCGACGTCATCATCTCGCCCGACGGCGAGGAACTTCAGGCCGCCCAGACGAGGCTGACGCTGCTGACCTTCCGACGTATCCGTCGCCTCGAACGCGAGATTGCCGAGCTTCAGCGATCACCGAGCAACCAGCGGCGGTCGACGGCCGCCCGGGCCCGCTGGACGAAGAAAGTCTCCGCGAATCGCCAAGCCATCCAGGACCTCGTAGGAATGATGCCGCTCCGGCCCGGGGTGATTGACGCGCTCGTGAGGCGTGTCCGGGCTCGGTGCCAGCGCCTCGACGATCTGGCGCAGGGCCAACTCGGCCGAACCACTCGAGAGCTGCGACGGCTCCGCCGAGGAATGGGGCTACCGGAACGACAACTTCGGCTGCTGCTGGCCGAGATCGAGCGAGGCGATCGCTTCGTCCGCCAGGCGAAAGGCGAGCTGATGGAGGCCAACCTTCGCCTCGTCGTCTCGGTGGCCAAGAGATACCTGGGCAACGGCCTGCCCCTGCTCGACCTCGTCCAGGATGGCAACATCGGCCTGATGAAGGCGGTCGATCGCTTCCAGTATCGCCGCGGCTTCAAGTTCTCCACCTACGCGACGTGGTGGATCCGCCAAGCGGTCACCCGGGCGATCGCGGATCGTTCCCGGACCATTCGCCTCCCCGTCCATGTGTTCGAAACACTGAACCGCATCTCACGCCTGGCCGGTACTCTGAGGGCCTTGGAGGGCCGCGAACCGACGCCGGACGAGCTGGCCCGACGAGCGAACCTGCCAGTCAAGAAGCTCCACTTCCTCCTCGTGGCGTCACAGACGCCCTTGTCGCTCCAGTACCAGGTCGGTGAGGACTCCGAGCTGGGCGATCTGCTGCCCGACAACGGCGCCACCGCTCCGGACGCCTACCTGACGCAGGCGGCCCTCAGGACCCAGATCGACCACGCTCTGGCAACCCTGGACCCCAGAGAAAGCGAGATCCTGCGTCTCCGATTCGGCATTGGCGCAGACCGAGAATATACCCTGGAAGAAATCGGGGCCCGCTTTGGGGTGACACGGGAGCGAATCCGGCAGCTCGAGGACAAGGCGCTTCGTAAGCTCCGCCGGCCGCTGCGCGGACGTCACCTGAGCGTCTTTGCGGAGCCCTGA
- a CDS encoding sulfurtransferase TusA family protein: MPDLAVDESAVTVDNRGLLCAQGILRLMRALGPLPSGQLVRVLSTDPAAEHDYPAWCRNTGHVFVAHERGDSVIVSFLRKRTA, translated from the coding sequence GTGCCTGACCTCGCCGTGGACGAGAGCGCCGTGACGGTGGACAACCGGGGCCTGCTCTGCGCCCAGGGTATCCTCCGCCTGATGCGGGCGCTCGGTCCACTCCCCTCCGGCCAGCTGGTACGGGTGCTATCCACCGATCCGGCCGCCGAGCACGACTACCCGGCGTGGTGTCGTAACACCGGCCACGTCTTCGTCGCGCACGAGCGGGGGGACAGCGTCATCGTCTCCTTCCTCAGGAAGCGGACGGCGTGA
- a CDS encoding response regulator — MVVEDDPEMRAMLKDFLEREGYRVIDRVSGEQALKAIESEGFTAVILDKEIPGMRGLDLLSVLRRDWPKVPVILITAFGGAAVAEEAFARGANRYLEKPFRVDDLLAVLRSVTTEDRCPRPR; from the coding sequence ATGGTCGTTGAGGATGACCCTGAAATGCGCGCCATGCTCAAGGACTTCCTGGAGCGGGAGGGCTATCGGGTGATCGATCGAGTCAGCGGCGAGCAGGCGCTGAAGGCGATCGAGTCGGAGGGATTCACTGCGGTCATCCTGGACAAGGAGATCCCGGGAATGCGGGGGCTCGACCTCTTGTCTGTCCTGCGCCGGGACTGGCCGAAGGTTCCAGTGATCTTGATCACCGCCTTCGGAGGAGCGGCGGTGGCTGAGGAGGCCTTTGCGCGCGGCGCGAACCGCTATCTCGAAAAACCCTTTCGGGTCGATGACCTCCTGGCTGTCCTGAGATCGGTCACCACCGAAGACCGCTGTCCCAGACCGCGCTAA
- a CDS encoding DsrE family protein, protein MEKKILSVLSHTEYGNLEDSDIGLFASAFAPATGATLTVLLAEEAVNYAVSGQSGTGITIAGGTVQPGFLIETDLRSVQDARIPVYAFAEDLEARGIAKSEIIAGVKLLRRREFGRFVDQFDTVWNW, encoded by the coding sequence ATGGAGAAGAAGATCCTCTCGGTGCTTTCGCATACCGAATACGGCAACCTCGAGGACAGTGACATCGGACTGTTTGCCTCGGCGTTCGCGCCGGCCACCGGCGCCACGCTCACCGTCCTCCTCGCCGAGGAGGCGGTGAACTACGCCGTCAGTGGCCAGTCCGGGACGGGCATCACGATCGCCGGGGGGACCGTCCAGCCGGGATTCCTGATCGAGACCGACCTCCGGTCCGTGCAGGACGCGCGAATCCCGGTGTACGCGTTTGCCGAGGACCTCGAAGCGCGCGGGATCGCCAAGAGCGAGATCATCGCCGGCGTGAAGCTCCTGAGGCGACGCGAGTTCGGCCGGTTCGTCGACCAGTTCGACACGGTCTGGAACTGGTAG